The Oncorhynchus tshawytscha isolate Ot180627B linkage group LG18, Otsh_v2.0, whole genome shotgun sequence genome has a window encoding:
- the LOC112217476 gene encoding crooked neck-like protein 1, protein MASTAAGKQRIPKVAKVKNKAPAEVQITAEQLLREAKERELELLPPPPKQKITDEEELNDYKLKKRKGFEDNIRKNRTVISNWIKYAQWEESLKEVQRARSIYERALDVDHRNIALWLKYAEMEMKNRQVNHARNIWDRAITILPRVNQFWYKYSYMEEMLGNIAGCRQVFERWTEWEPEEQAWHSYINFELRYKEVDKARSIYERFVIVHPDVKNWIKYARFEEKHGYIAHGRKVFERSVEFFGEEHVNENLFVAFARFEEKQKEFERVRVIYKYALDRIPKHQAQELFKFYTVFEKKFGDRRGIEDVIVSKRRFQYEEEVKASPHNYDAWFDYLRLVESDADPDTAREVYERAIANIPPIQEKRHWRRYIYLWINYALYEELEVKDPERTRQVYQACLDLIPHKKFTFAKIWLLFGQFEIRQKNLQAARRGLGTAIGKCPKNKLFKGYIELELQLREFDRCRKLYEKYLEFAPENCTTWIKFSELETILGDTERARAIFELAIGQPRLDMPEVLWKSYIDFEIEQEEFDNTRGLYQRLLQRTQHVKVWISYAQYELSIDASDRLQRCRGIFEEGNKGLRSCEEKEERLMLLESWKEFEQEFGSDTTRERVKKLLPEKVKKRRKLTAEDGSDAGWEEYYDYIFPEDAANQPNLKLLAMAKMWKRQQQEEEDDDDDEEDEEDENRGVDRGSGKEMEEDNRRVERDGEENGRGERSRDKEMEEEDNRRVERDGEENGRGERSRDKEMSEDSASPSENPMVSEPVPEKDSKESTYDDSDDSDESSSSSSSSSSSGSSSSDRDKDGSEKQPRKSKKDSVND, encoded by the exons ATGGCATCCACTGCAGCAGGGAAACAGAGGATACCGAAAGTGGCTAag GTGAAAAACAAGGCTCCAGCAGAGGTACAAATCACAGCTGAGCAGTTGCTCAGGGAGGCAAAGGAGAGGGAGCTCGAGCTTTTGCCACCGCCGCCCAAACAGAAAATCACTGATGAAGAAGAGTTGAACGATTACAAGTTGAAGAAGCGGAAG GGATTTGAAGACAACATCAGAAAGAATCGTACTGTTATCAGCAACTGGATAAAATACGCACAATGGGAGGAGAGCCTGAAAGAAGTCCAGAG GGCTCGCTCTATTTACGAGCGTGCTCTGGATGTAGACCACCGGAACATTGCTCTATGGCTGAAGTATGCCGAGATGGAGATGAAGAACCGGCAAGTGAACCACGCCCGCAACATTTGGGACAGAGCCATCACCATCTTGCCTCGTGTCAACCAGTTCTG GTACAAGTACAGTTACATGGAGGAGATGCTGGGCAACATTGCTGGCTGCAGACAGGTGTTTGAGCGCTGGACAGAGTGGGAACCAGAGGAACAAGCCTGGCACTCCTACATCAACTTCGAGCTGCGCTACAAGGAGGTCGACAAGGCCCGCTCCATCTATGAGAGAT TTGTGATTGTCCACCCTGACGTGAAGAATTGGATCAAGTATGCCCGTTTTGAAGAGAAGCATGGCTACATCGCCCACGGGAGGAAGGTGTTTGAGAGATCAGTGGAGTTCTTTGGCGAGGAGCATGTCAACGAGAACCTCTTTGTGGCCTTCGCCAGAtttgaagagaaacagaaagag tttgaGCGTGTTCGAGTCATCTACAAATACGCCTTGGACAGAATCCCCAAGCATCAGGCTCAGGAGCTCTTCAAATTCTACACAGTATTTGAGAAGAAGTTTGGAGACCGGAGGGGAATTGAGGACGTTATCGTCAGCAAGCGGAGATTTCAGTATGAGGAGGAAGTCAAG GCAAGCCCACACAATTACGACGCTTGGTTTGATTACCTACGCCTGGTGGAGAGTGATGCGGATCCTGACACTGCCAGAGAGGTGTATGAGAGAGCCATCGCCAACATCCCTCCTATACAGGAGAAGAGGCACTGGAGAAGATACATTTACCTGTGGATAAACTATGCTTTATATGAAGAACTGGAGGTCAAG GACCCGGAGAGAACAAGACAGGTGTACCAGGCATGTCTGGATCTCATCCCTCACAAAAAG TTCACATTTGCCAAGATTTGGCTACTCTTCGGACAGTTTGAAATCCGCCAGAAGAACCTTCAAGCTGCCAGGCGAGGCTTG ggCACAGCCATTGGTAAATGTCCAAAAAACAAGCTGTTCAAGGGCTACATTGAGCTGGAGCTGCAGCTCCGAGAGTTTGACCGATGCAGAAAGCTCTACGAGAAGTACCTGGAGTTTGCCCCAGAGAACTGCACCACCTGGATCAAGTTCTCTGAGCTGGAGACCATTctaggagacacagagagggccCGGGCCATCTTCGAGCTGGCCATCGGACAGCCACGACTAGACATGCCAGAG GTGTTGTGGAAGTCCTACATCGACTTTGAAATTGAGCAGGAAGAGTTTGACAACACCAGGGGCCTCTACCAGAGACTTTTGCAGCGCACACAGCACGTAAAG GTCTGGATCAGCTATGCCCAGTATGAGCTGTCCATCGATGCCTCGGACCGGCTGCAGAGGTGTAGGGGGATCTTTGAGGAGGGCAACAAGGGCCTGAGAAGCtgtgaggagaaggaggagcgtctgatgttgttggagtcgtggAAGGAGTTTGAGCAGGAGTTTGGTTCGGACACGACCAGGGAGAGGGTAAAGAAACTGCTGCCGGAGAAggtgaagaagaggagaaagCTCACAGCAGAGGACGGG TCGGATGCAGGGTGGGAGGAGTACTACGACTATATCTTCCCTGAGGATGCAGCCAACCAGCCCAACCTCAAGCTGCTCGCCATGGCCAAGATGTGGAAGAGGcagcaacaagaagaagaagacgacgacgacgacgaggaagatgaggaagacgAAAACAGAGGAGTGGATAGAGGTAGTGGcaaagaaatggaggaagataacagaagagtagagagagatggagaagaaaatggaagaggggagaggagtagagacaaaGAAATGGAGGAAGAAGATAacagaagagtagagagagatggagaagaaaatggaagaggggagaggagtagagacaaaGAAATGTCCGAAGACTCTGCATCACCATCAGAAAATCCTATGGTCAGTGAGCCTGTGCCTGAAAAAGACTCCAAAGAGAGCACATATGATGACAGCGATGATTCTGATgaaagcagcagtagtagtagtagtagtagtagtagtggcagcagcagtagtgaTCGTGACAAAGATGGCAGTGAGAAACAGCCCAGGAAGAGCAAAAAGGATTCAGTGAATGATTAG
- the LOC112217477 gene encoding N-alpha-acetyltransferase 20 has translation MTTLRAFTCDDLFKFNNINLDPLTETYGIPFYLQYLAHWPEYFIVAEAPGGELMGYIMGKAEGSVAREEWHGHVTALSVAPEFRRLGLAAKLMEMLEEISERKGGFFVDLFVRVSNQVAVNMYKQLGYSVYRTVIEYYSASNGEPDEDAYDMRKALSSDTEKKSIVPIPHPVRPEDIE, from the exons ATGACAACGTTACGAGCTTTTACGTGCGATGATTTGTTCAAGTTCAACAACAT CAACCTGGATCCATTAACAGAGACT TATGGAATCCCATTTTACCTACAGTACCTGGCCCACTGGCCTGAGTACTTCATTGTTGCAGAGGCCCCTGGTGGAGAATTGATGGGTTACA TCATGGGAAAGGCGGAGGGATCAGTGGCGCGAGAAGAGTGGCATGGGCACGTCACAGCTCTCTCAGTGGCCCCAGAATTCAGACGACTGGGACTGGCAGCCAAGCTTatggagatgctggaggagaTCTCAGAAAG GAAGGGCGGGTTCTTTGTTGACCTGTTTGTTCGAGTCTCCAATCAAGTGGCGGTGAACATGTACAAACAGCTAGGCTACAGCGTTTACAGAACCGTGATAGAGTACTATTCTGCTAGCAACGGAGAACCGGATGAAGACGCCTATG ATATGAGGAAAGCCTTGTCGAGCGACACAGAGAAGAAATCCATCGTTCCTATACCACATCCTGTCAGACCAGAAGATATAGAGTAG